From the Lathyrus oleraceus cultivar Zhongwan6 chromosome 4, CAAS_Psat_ZW6_1.0, whole genome shotgun sequence genome, one window contains:
- the LOC127076742 gene encoding homeobox-leucine zipper protein HAT3, protein MGEKDDEFSLGLSLSLGCGEYENNKTKNKTPMNVMQKPLQSVPNQRVSFNNLFQFHDLSSETRSFLRGIDGNSLRPSAAAVFDDENGVSSPNSTVSSISGKRSEREGNGDENDAVERASCSRGGSDDDEGGGCGGDGESSRKKLRLSKEQSLLLEETFKEHNTLNPKQKQALAKQLSLKPRQVEVWFQNRRARTKLKQTEVDCEYLKRCCETLTEENRRLQKEVQELRALKLSPQLYMQMNPPTTLTMCPSCERVAVSSASSSSAAAPSASAPANRNPLGPSVQRPVPVNPWAAMSLQNRSRS, encoded by the exons aTGGGTGAGAAAGATGATGAGTTTAGTTTGGGTTTGAGCTTGAGTTTAGGTTGTGGAGAATATGAAAATAATAAAACCAAAAACAAAACTCCTATGAATGTTATGCAGAAACCTCTTCAATCTGTTCCAAACCAAAGGGTTTCCTTCAATAACTTGTTCCAGTTTCATG ATCTCAGTAGCGAAACGAGGTCGTTTCTCCGTGGAATCGATGGGAACTCGCTGCGACCGTCTGCGGCGGCGGTGTTTGATGATGAGAACGGAGTTTCGTCCCCGAATAGCACTGTGTCGAGTATAAGTGGAAAACGGAGCGAAAGAGAAGGAAATGGAGATGAAAACGATGCTGTTGAGAGGGCTTCGTGTTCTCGCGGTGGAAGCGACGATGATGAAGGTGGAGGATGCGGCGGCGACGGTGAATCATCGAGGAAGAAGCTGAGATTGTCGAAGGAACAGTCACTGTTGCTGGAAGAAACTTTCAAAGAGCACAACACACTGAATCCG AAACAAAAGCAAGCATTGGCGAAACAGTTGAGTCTGAAGCCTAGACAAGTGGAGGTGTGGTTCCAAAACAGGAGAGCAAG GACCAAGTTGAAGCAAACTGAGGTGGATTGTGAATATTTGAAGAGATGCTGTGAGACTCTAACTGAAGAGAATAGAAGGTTGCAAAAGGAAGTGCAAGAGCTTAGGGCATTGAAGTTATCTCCACAACTTTATATGCAGATGAACCCTCCCACCACTCTTACAATGTGTCCTTCGTGCGAGCGTGTTGCCGTGTCATCCGCATCCTCCTCATCAGCAGCCGCACCCTCTGCATCAGCTCCAGCTAACCGCAATCCGTTAGGCCCTAGCGTTCAACGGCCAGTACCTGTCAATCCTTGGGCGGCCATGTCTCTCCAAAACCGTTCCCGGTCTTGA